A genomic window from Betta splendens chromosome 17, fBetSpl5.4, whole genome shotgun sequence includes:
- the bcl6ab gene encoding BCL6A transcription repressor b isoform X2 yields the protein MFRVSRKLLQDCDSMATTADGCIQFTRHAGDVLLNFNRLRSRNILTDVTIQVDGQHFHAHKAVLVACSGFFYSVFMDPHNSNLSAISLDPKVDPKGFSILLDFMYSSCLNIKDSLVLTTMNTAIYLQMEHVADTCHRFIKSRHPSLNMQSEEGQTDSPHLPEQILAVRPLDEKQSDFTSATSPTPQERRGYIPSIFRGINTSGSYHVYGDHHPPAGKAEGFYRLSPPPRGGALSETRSPQVKNASVAPSDSAIHISHPSFPTASTQPAGAHGIIQGLAAPMEEESIQHPHTSCIRLSSGFSKGVICSPQSPLRSDCQPNSPTESSSSRNATMSLKQASEYPKEAKARNWKKYKYIVLNQTSSESEEVQGGGADATGMSPTLSPCRTGGAGHHTEVQADDGASEHGHDVSRAQSVDSCSNTSDHRCSSCGCDSPQQLDLGHLSPGSYSRDDTTKYSSSSCENNASFCNSCGSKFTEEDALKDHVVQVHSDKPYKCDCCQAAFRYKGNLASHKTVHTGAKPYHCNICGAQFNRPANLKTHTRIHSGEKPYKCETCGSRFVQVAHLRAHVLIHTGEKPYPCEICGTHFRHLQTLKSHMRIHTGEKPYHCEKCDLHFRHKSQLRLHLRQKHGAVTNTKAQYHRGSSNITTGPTSC from the exons ATGTTCAGAGTTTCGAGGAAACTTTTACAAG ATTGCGACAGCATGGCCACCACTGCAGATGGCTGCATTCAGTTCACGCGCCATGCGGGCGACGTCCTGCTCAACTTCAACCGCCTCCGCAGCAGGAACATCCTGACCGACGTCACCATCCAGGTGGACGGGCAGCATTTTCACGCCCACAAGGCCGTCCTGGTGGCCTGCAG CGGCTTCTTCTATTCAGTGTTCATGGACCCACATAACAGCAACCTCAGTGCCATCAGCTTGGACCCCAAAGTGGACCCCAAAGGTTTCTCCATCCTGCTGGACTTCATGTACTCGTCCTGCCTGAACATTAAGGACAGTCTGGTCCTGACCACCATGAACACAGCCATCTACCTGCAGATGGAGCACGTAGCCGACACCTGCCACAGGTTCATCAAGTCCAG GCATCCGTCTTTGAATATGCAAAGTGAGGAGGGACAGACGGACTCACCACATCTACCGGAGCAGATCCTTGCTGTGAGGCCCCTTGATGAGAAACAGTCAGACTTTACAAGCGCCACTTCACCCACCCCCCAGGAGCGCAGGGGCTACATTCCCAGCATTTTCAGGGGCATCAACACCTCTGGCTCCTATCACGTTTATGGCGACCATCACCCCCCTGCTGGGAAAGCAGAAGGCTTCTATAGGCTCAGCCCCCCTCCCAGAGGAGGGGCTTTGTCCGAAACAAGAAGCCCACAGGTAAAGAATGCCAGCGTGGCTCCAAGTGATTCCGCTATCCACATCTCCCACCCAAGTTTTCCCACTGCTTCCACACAACCAGCGGGAGCTCATGGGATCATTCAAGGGCTCGCTGCTCCCATGGAGGAAGAGAGCATTCAGCACCCACATACCAGCTGCATTAGACTGTCCTCAGGCTTCAGCAAAGGGGTCATCTGCAGCCCGCAAAGCCCACTTCGATCCGATTGCCAGCCAAATTCACCCAccgagtccagcagcagcagaaacgccACCATGAGCCTCAAACAGGCCTCCGAATACCCCAAAGAGGCGAAGGCCCGCAACTGGAAGAAGTACAAGTACATCGTACTGAACCAAACCTCAAGTGAGAGTGAGGAGGTTCAGGGAGGCGGTGCAGACGCTACAGGCATGTCCCCCACACTCAGTCCCTGCAGGACGGGGGGAGCCGGCCATCACACTGAGGTTCAGGCAGACGACGGAGCGAGCGAGCACGGACACGACGTGTCCAGGGCTCAGAGCGTCGACAGCTGCAGCAACACCAG TGACCACAGATGCTCCTCCTGTGGCTGTGACAGCCCTCAGCAGCTGGACCTGGGCCACCTTTCTCCTGGCTCATACAGCAGAGACGACACTACCAAgtactcctcctccagctgtg AAAACAACGCATCCTTCTGCAATAGCTGTGGCTCCAAGTTCACAGAGGAAGACGCCCTGAAGGACCACGTGGTCCAGGTCCACAGCGACAAGCCATACAAGTGTGACTGCTGCCAAGCCGCCTTCCGCTACAAGGGCAACCTAGCCAGCCACAAGACCGTTCACACAG GTGCGAAGCCGTACCACTGCAACATCTGCGGGGCCCAGTTTAACCGGCCGGCCAACCTCAAAACCCACACCCGCATCCACTCTGGAGAGAAGCCATACAAATGTGAGACCTGCGGCTCCCGGTTTGTCCAG GTCGCTCATCTCCGCGCCCACGTCTTAATCCACACCGGAGAGAAGCCGTACCCCTGTGAGATCTGCGGGACCCACTTCCGCCACCTGCAGACGCTGAAGAGCCACATGCGCATTCACACCGGAGAGAAGCCGTATCAT TGTGAAAAATGCGACCTTCACTTCAGACACAAGAGTCAGCTGAGGCTGCACTTGCGGCAGAAGCACGGCGCCGTCACCAACACCAAGGCTCAGTATCACAGGGGGTCCAGCAACATCACTACAGGCCCGACCTCCTGCtga
- the bcl6ab gene encoding BCL6A transcription repressor b isoform X1 yields MPKANYLDQGWVQSVCSRWNWESWKTRAVARDGGSYLTSHDSDCDSMATTADGCIQFTRHAGDVLLNFNRLRSRNILTDVTIQVDGQHFHAHKAVLVACSGFFYSVFMDPHNSNLSAISLDPKVDPKGFSILLDFMYSSCLNIKDSLVLTTMNTAIYLQMEHVADTCHRFIKSRHPSLNMQSEEGQTDSPHLPEQILAVRPLDEKQSDFTSATSPTPQERRGYIPSIFRGINTSGSYHVYGDHHPPAGKAEGFYRLSPPPRGGALSETRSPQVKNASVAPSDSAIHISHPSFPTASTQPAGAHGIIQGLAAPMEEESIQHPHTSCIRLSSGFSKGVICSPQSPLRSDCQPNSPTESSSSRNATMSLKQASEYPKEAKARNWKKYKYIVLNQTSSESEEVQGGGADATGMSPTLSPCRTGGAGHHTEVQADDGASEHGHDVSRAQSVDSCSNTSDHRCSSCGCDSPQQLDLGHLSPGSYSRDDTTKYSSSSCENNASFCNSCGSKFTEEDALKDHVVQVHSDKPYKCDCCQAAFRYKGNLASHKTVHTGAKPYHCNICGAQFNRPANLKTHTRIHSGEKPYKCETCGSRFVQVAHLRAHVLIHTGEKPYPCEICGTHFRHLQTLKSHMRIHTGEKPYHCEKCDLHFRHKSQLRLHLRQKHGAVTNTKAQYHRGSSNITTGPTSC; encoded by the exons ATGCCAAAAGCTAATTACCTGGATCAAGGGTGGGTGCAGTCAGTCTGTAGCAGGTGGAActgggagagttggaaaacaagGGCAGTAGCACGAGATGGAGGATCATATTTGACGTCACATGACAGTG ATTGCGACAGCATGGCCACCACTGCAGATGGCTGCATTCAGTTCACGCGCCATGCGGGCGACGTCCTGCTCAACTTCAACCGCCTCCGCAGCAGGAACATCCTGACCGACGTCACCATCCAGGTGGACGGGCAGCATTTTCACGCCCACAAGGCCGTCCTGGTGGCCTGCAG CGGCTTCTTCTATTCAGTGTTCATGGACCCACATAACAGCAACCTCAGTGCCATCAGCTTGGACCCCAAAGTGGACCCCAAAGGTTTCTCCATCCTGCTGGACTTCATGTACTCGTCCTGCCTGAACATTAAGGACAGTCTGGTCCTGACCACCATGAACACAGCCATCTACCTGCAGATGGAGCACGTAGCCGACACCTGCCACAGGTTCATCAAGTCCAG GCATCCGTCTTTGAATATGCAAAGTGAGGAGGGACAGACGGACTCACCACATCTACCGGAGCAGATCCTTGCTGTGAGGCCCCTTGATGAGAAACAGTCAGACTTTACAAGCGCCACTTCACCCACCCCCCAGGAGCGCAGGGGCTACATTCCCAGCATTTTCAGGGGCATCAACACCTCTGGCTCCTATCACGTTTATGGCGACCATCACCCCCCTGCTGGGAAAGCAGAAGGCTTCTATAGGCTCAGCCCCCCTCCCAGAGGAGGGGCTTTGTCCGAAACAAGAAGCCCACAGGTAAAGAATGCCAGCGTGGCTCCAAGTGATTCCGCTATCCACATCTCCCACCCAAGTTTTCCCACTGCTTCCACACAACCAGCGGGAGCTCATGGGATCATTCAAGGGCTCGCTGCTCCCATGGAGGAAGAGAGCATTCAGCACCCACATACCAGCTGCATTAGACTGTCCTCAGGCTTCAGCAAAGGGGTCATCTGCAGCCCGCAAAGCCCACTTCGATCCGATTGCCAGCCAAATTCACCCAccgagtccagcagcagcagaaacgccACCATGAGCCTCAAACAGGCCTCCGAATACCCCAAAGAGGCGAAGGCCCGCAACTGGAAGAAGTACAAGTACATCGTACTGAACCAAACCTCAAGTGAGAGTGAGGAGGTTCAGGGAGGCGGTGCAGACGCTACAGGCATGTCCCCCACACTCAGTCCCTGCAGGACGGGGGGAGCCGGCCATCACACTGAGGTTCAGGCAGACGACGGAGCGAGCGAGCACGGACACGACGTGTCCAGGGCTCAGAGCGTCGACAGCTGCAGCAACACCAG TGACCACAGATGCTCCTCCTGTGGCTGTGACAGCCCTCAGCAGCTGGACCTGGGCCACCTTTCTCCTGGCTCATACAGCAGAGACGACACTACCAAgtactcctcctccagctgtg AAAACAACGCATCCTTCTGCAATAGCTGTGGCTCCAAGTTCACAGAGGAAGACGCCCTGAAGGACCACGTGGTCCAGGTCCACAGCGACAAGCCATACAAGTGTGACTGCTGCCAAGCCGCCTTCCGCTACAAGGGCAACCTAGCCAGCCACAAGACCGTTCACACAG GTGCGAAGCCGTACCACTGCAACATCTGCGGGGCCCAGTTTAACCGGCCGGCCAACCTCAAAACCCACACCCGCATCCACTCTGGAGAGAAGCCATACAAATGTGAGACCTGCGGCTCCCGGTTTGTCCAG GTCGCTCATCTCCGCGCCCACGTCTTAATCCACACCGGAGAGAAGCCGTACCCCTGTGAGATCTGCGGGACCCACTTCCGCCACCTGCAGACGCTGAAGAGCCACATGCGCATTCACACCGGAGAGAAGCCGTATCAT TGTGAAAAATGCGACCTTCACTTCAGACACAAGAGTCAGCTGAGGCTGCACTTGCGGCAGAAGCACGGCGCCGTCACCAACACCAAGGCTCAGTATCACAGGGGGTCCAGCAACATCACTACAGGCCCGACCTCCTGCtga